Proteins encoded in a region of the Planococcus citri chromosome 1, ihPlaCitr1.1, whole genome shotgun sequence genome:
- the LOC135832483 gene encoding dynamin-1-like protein → MEALIPVINKLQDVFNTVGSDAIQLPQCVVVGTQSSGKSSVIESLVGRSFLPRGTGIVTRRPLILQLNYCPKDDRDKRSAEAGTLNVDEWGSFLHTKNKIYTDFDEIRKEIEAETDRMAGSNKGICPEPIILKIYSPTVLNLTLVDLPGLTKVPVGDQPEDIESQIKSLLIKYISNPNSIILAVVTANTDMATSESLKIAKDVDVDGRRTLAVVTKLDLMDAGTDAIEILCGRVIPVKLGIIGVVNRSQQDIMNNKSITDALKDEAAFLQRKYPTLANRNGTPYLAKSLNRLLMRHIRDCLPDLKTRVNVMVSQFQTLLSSYGDDVSDKSQTLLQIITKFASAYCSTIEGTSRNIETTELCGGARICFIFHETFGRALDSIDPLAGLTKMDILTAIRNATGPRPALFVPEVSFELLVKRQIRRLEEPSLRCVELAHEEMQRIIQHCGVESQQEMLRFPKLHEKIIDVVTHLLRRRLPPTNSMVENLVAIELAYINTKHPDFHKDAAVVSSIMKAASNEDDHYSRHNIHRQTNGLPVEQESMADKKNWLMRSSKSDGSGKDESSTNSPQMTPQHVTSPQKPINLLPEVPTQTSRKLSDKEQRDCDVIERLIKSYFYIVRKAIQDSVPKAVMHFLVNYIKDNLQSELVTHLYKSDHAEELLNESEHIAQRRKEAADMLKALQKANLIISEIRETHMW, encoded by the coding sequence ATGGAAGCCTTAATTCCGGTTATTAACAAATTACAAGATGTGTTCAATACAGTTGGTTCAGATGCCATACAGTTACCTCAATGTGTGGTTGTTGGTACTCAAAGTTCCGGTAAAAGTTCGGTGATTGAAAGTCTCGTTGGTAGATCTTTCTTGCCTCGAGGCACTGGAATTGTTACCCGTAGACCTCTAATATTACAACTAAATTATTGCCCTAAAGACGACAGAGATAAAAGATCAGCCGAAGCTGGCACTTTGAACGTAGACGAATGGGGATCTTTTTTACACAcgaagaataaaatttatacagatttcgatgaaatacGTAAAGAAATTGAAGCCGAAACTGATCGTATGGCCGGATCTAATAAAGGAATTTGTCCGGAgcctataattttgaaaatatattcacCTACGGTATTGAATCTCACATTGGTTGATTTGCCAGGATTAACCAAAGTTCCAGTCGGTGATCAACCGGAAGATATCGAGTCGCAAATTAAATCATTACTTATCAAATACATCAGTAATCCTAATTCGATTATTTTGGCGGTAGTTACAGCCAATACGGATATGGCTACtagtgaaagtttgaaaatagcCAAAGACGTAGATGTAGATGGTAGAAGAACGCTAGCAGTAGTTACTAAACTAGATCTTATGGATGCCGGTACAGATGCTATAGAAATACTGTGCGGTAGAGTTATACCAGTCAAGTTGGGTATAATCGGAGTTGTGAATCGATCTCAGCAAGATATTATGAATAATAAATCTATCACCGATGCGTTGAAAGATGAAGCTGCATTCCTTCAGAGGAAGTATCCTACGTTGGCTAATCGCAACGGAACTCCTTATCTAGCGAAAAGTCTAAATCGGCTTTTAATGAGACACATTCGCGATTGCTTACCAGATCTGAAAACTAGAGTCAATGTCATGGTATCGCAATTTCAAACTCTTCTCAGCTCGTACGGTGACGACGTATCAGATAAAAGCCAAACCTTGTTGCAGATCATCACAAAATTCGCCTCAGCTTATTGTTCTACTATCGAAGGTACCTCGAGAAACATAGAAACGACCGAATTATGCGGCGGAGCTAGGATATGTTTTATATTTCACGAGACCTTTGGCCGAGCTTTAGATTCCATCGATCCTTTAGCCGGTCTTACTAAAATGGATATTTTGACCGCTATTAGAAACGCTACCGGTCCTCGTCCGGCTCTTTTCGTACCCGAAGTATCATTCGAGCTTTTGGTCAAGCGTCAAATTCGTCGGCTGGAAGAACCATCGCTCAGGTGCGTCGAATTAGCTCACGAAGAAATGCAACGTATTATTCAACATTGCGGCGTCGAGTCGCAACAAGAAATGCTACGATTTCCTAAGCTTCACGAGAAGATAATCGACGTTGTTACTCATCTTCTACGTCGTCGATTGCCGCCAACTAACTCCATGGTGGAGAACTTGGTCGCCATCGAATTAGCTTACATTAATACGAAACATCCTGATTTTCACAAAGATGCCGCTGTCGTGTCTTCGATCATGAAAGCAGCTTCCAACGAAGATGATCATTATTCGCGTCATAATATTCATCGTCAAACTAACGGTTTGCCTGTTGAACAGGAATCGATGGCTGATAAGAAAAATTGGCTTATGAGATCTAGCAAAAGCGATGGCTCAGGTAAAGACGAATCCTCGACCAATTCGCCTCAGATGACTCCTCAACATGTTACAAGTCCTCAAAAACCCATCAACCTGTTACCCGAAGTTCCAACTCAGACCAGTCGTAAATTATCCGACAAAGAACAGCGTGATTGCGACGTCATCGAACGTTTAATTAAATCGTACTTTTATATCGTTCGAAAAGCTATTCAAGATAGCGTACCTAAAGCTGTTATGCATTTCTTAGTCAACTACATTAAAGATAATCTACAATCAGAGTTGGTTACTCATCTCTATAAGTCTGATCACGCTGAAGAGCTACTAAATGAATCAGAACACATAGCTCAACGTCGTAAAGAAGCCGCCGATATGTTGAAAGCTTTGCAAAAGGCTAATTTAATCATTAGCGAGATTAGAGAAACTCACATGTGGTAG
- the LOC135832484 gene encoding dynamin-1-like protein translates to MEALIPVINKLQDVFNTVGSDAIQLPQIVVVGSQSSGKSSVIESLVGRSFLPRGTGIVTRRPLVLQLVYCTKEDREKRSSENGIITAEEWGTFLHTKNKIFTNFDEIRKEIENETDRMAGDNKGISSEPITLKIYSPRVLNLTLVDLPGLTKVPVGDQPEDIEAQIKSLILKYISNPNSIILAVTTANTDMATSESLKFAKDVDADGRRTLAVITKLDLMDAGTDAVEILCGRVIPVKLGIIGVVNRSQQDIMNNKSIEDSLKDEAAYLQRKYPTLANRNGTLYLAKTLNRLLMRHIRDCLPDLKTRVNVMVSQFQTLLNSYGDDVTDKSQTLLQIITKFASAYCSTIEGTAKNIETTELCGGARICYIFHETFGKALNSIHPLTGISKMDILTAIRNATGPRPALFVPEVSFELLVKRQIRRLEEPSLRCVELVHEEMQRMIQHCGVESQQEMLRFPKLHEKIIDVVTQLLRRRLPATNAMVENIVAIELAYINTKHPDFHKEAAIVASLENPIENHVSENNRKLSEREQRDCDVIERLIKSYFYIVRKSIQDSIPKAVMHFLVNFIKDNLQSELVTHLYKSERADELLNESEHVAQRRKEAADMLKALQKANVIISEIRETHMW, encoded by the coding sequence AACTTCAAGACGTGTTCAATACCGTCGGTTCCGATGCCATACAGTTACCTCAGATCGTCGTAGTTGGTTCCCAAAGTTCTGGTAAAAGTTCTGTAATTGAAAGCTTAGTGGGCAGATCGTTCCTACCCAGAGGTACAGGTATCGTAACCAGAAGACCGTTAGTTCTGCAGCTGGTATATTGTACTAAAGAAGATCGCGAAAAACGATCATCGGAAAATGGAATCATAACCGCTGAAGAATGGGGGACTTTTTTACACacgaagaataaaattttcacgaatttcgatgaaatacgcaaagaaattgaaaacgaaactgACCGGATGGCAGGAGATAATAAAGGCATATCTTCGGAGCCAATAACGCTCAAAATATATTCTCCCAGGGTCTTGAATTTAACTTTGGTAGATTTACCCGGGTTGACAAAGGTTCCTGTCGGTGACCAGCCGGAAGATATCGAAGCACAAATCAAATCGCTAATTTTAAAGTATATAAGTAATCCGAATTCCATTATTTTAGCCGTTACTACTGCCAATACCGATATGGCCACTAGTGAAAGCTTGAAGTTTGCCAAAGACGTAGATGCTGATGGTAGAAGAACGTTAGCGGTTATCACCAAGTTGGATTTGATGGATGCCGGTACAGATGCCGTGGAAATTTTATGTGGCAGAGTGATTCCAGTTAAACTTGGTATCATCGGAGTGGTTAACAGATCTCAACAAGATATCATGAATAATAAATCAATAGAGGATTCTTTGAAGGATGAAGCTGCTTATCTGCAGCGTAAATATCCCACCTTGGCTAATCGTAATGGAACACTTTATTTAGCCAAAACATTAAATAGACTGTTAATGAGACATATTCGAGATTGTTTGCCGGATTTAAAAACCAGAGTTAACGTAATGGtttctcaatttcaaacattactCAATTCTTACGGCGATGACGTAACGGATAAAAGTCAAACTCTGCTGCAAATCATCACGAAATTTGCATCGGCCTATTGTTCCACTATAGAAGGTACGGCTAAAAATATAGAAACGACCGAGTTATGCGGAGGTGCTAGaatttgttatatttttcatgAGACTTTCGGCAAAGCGTTGAATTCTATTCATCCTTTGACCGGTATATCTAAAATGGATATTTTAACCGCCATCAGAAACGCTACCGGTCCTCGTCCGGCTCTTTTTGTACCGGAAGTATCATTCGAGCTTTTGGTAAAAAGACAGATTCGTAGATTGGAAGAACCTTCGCTTCGGTGCGTTGAATTGGTGCACGAGGAAATGCAACGTATGATTCAACATTGCGGCGTCGAATCGCAACAAGAAATGTTACGATTTCCCAAATTGCACGAGAAAATTATCGACGTCGTAACGCAACTACTTCGCCGCAGATTGCCAGCTACAAATGCTATGGTTGAAAATATAGTCGCTATCGAGTTGGCGTATATCAACACTAAACATCCTGATTTTCACAAAGAAGCTGCTATCGTTGCTTCTCTGGAAAATCCTATTGAAAATCATGTCTCCGAAAATAATCGTAAATTATCCGAAAGGGAACAGCGAGATTGCGATGTTATCGAACGTTTAATCAAATCATATTTCTATATCGTTCGAAAATCCATACAAGACAGTATACCCAAAGCGGTaatgcattttttggtcaacttcATCAAAGATAATTTACAATCGGAGCTGGTAACTCATCTGTATAAATCTGAACGAGCCGACGAACTACTTAATGAATCCGAGCATGTTGCTCAACGTCGTAAAGAAGCTGCAGATATGTTGAAAGCTTTACAGAAAGCTAATGTGATTATTAGTGAAATCAGAGAAACGCATATgtggtaa